The nucleotide sequence AGGCATGGGACCCGATCGCCCCCAGTGCTCCGCCTCCCTGATCTTTACGGGCATACCAGTTCCAGGGACGGGATGCATCTGCCCGGCTCGGCACCAGCCAATCAACCTTGACCAGCCGTGGTTTACCTGCATAACCCTCTGCCAGCAGTTCTGCCAATCGCAGCCAGGTGGGAATGCAGCGAAACTCAAAGTTAACGGTTGTAATCACCCCTCTGGTGTTCGCCAGGTCCAGTAAATCCCTGGCTTCCCTGGCGTTCAGCGTGACGGGTTTTTCCAGCAGCAGGTGTTTGCCTGCCTCCAACACGGTTTTTGCCATCTCATAGTGCAGGAAGGGGGGAGTCGAGATACTGACGCCCTCAACCGCTGGCAGGGACACAATCTCCTCAACGGTCTGGCAGGCATGGGGAATGTTGTGAGCTTGGGCGATCGCCGCGGCCTTTGCCCGATCTCGATGATAAACAGCAACAATCCGGGTTCGGTGATGTGCCTGAAAGGCTGGAATATGAACTTTCTGACCAAAGCCTGTGCCAACAATGGCAACCCCAATTTCGGGCTGATTCATGACTGGAAAAATGTGCAGATTTTGACAATATAGCCCTTTTCAAGGGTGGGAAGTACAGCGAGGCTGCGGATCACCCCACTGTGCCTTACACTCCCGTACCTCACTCAATTGAGCGGTGTCATACAGCGATCCTATCTGAAATTAAGGGCTTGTTAAAATATAACGGCATTCCTCTGGTTGCGAAGCTAGAGCTTCCAGCTTCCCGAAACTTGACAATGGCCCTCTCCATGCTACGACAATACACAGGTTAGTTAGGACGTTTGTAGTGAAGACTTAAGTCCTCACTACGAGCCTCAACAGCAACTATGTTCTAATCAACCAGTTTGTTGCTATATCAGGTTTAAAAGTTCCAACCCCTGATCCGGTCCTGTCCCCCGTCCCCTATCCCCTGCTATAACAACAGCAAAATGGCCATTGCTAAATCTGGGGATGAAAAAGCTGCTGGATGCTTGAAACTTCGTTTCAATTTATCCCGCTTTTCAGCAACGCCACAACAGCAAAATGCGATCGTAGGAGAAAGCAACCATGTCTCCCGGAAATAGGTTTGCGCCCGTTTCGGCTGACCAGAGCAGGCACCCAAACGCCCAACCCATGACTTTGCGAAAAACCATCGGATTTTACCTGGAAGATGTGGAAACTCCATTGGGTAAGATGGTCAATCTGGGAATTATCGGATTAGTGTTGCTTTCCTCCGCCATTTTTGTTGCTCAAACCTATCCCATTCCCGATAGGTGGCGAATCGCTTTGAATTGGATTGATACAGTCATCCTGATTACCTTCGCAATTGAATACTTACTCCGGTTCTGGGTCGCTGAAAACAAAATTCGTTACTTCTTCAGCCTGTATTCCATCATTGATCTATTCGCTGTCTTTCCCTTTCTAATGGGTGTTTTTGACATCCGCTTCATCCGCATTTTTCGCTGGTTCCGAATTCTGCGCCTCATCCGCTTCATTGAGGGGAAAACGATTGTTGGCTACATTACCCGGGAAGACAGTGCCATCTTTGCCCGCATCCTGCTGACGCTGTTCATCATTATTTTTGTCTATGCCGGTCTGATCTATCAGGTAGAACACCCCAAAAGTCCAGCAATTTTTGGTACCTTTCTCGATGCCGTATATTTCTCCGTAGCCACTATGACAACCGTGGGATTTGGGGATGTGACACCACTTTCCCAAACCGGTCGTCTGTTAACCATTTTGATGATTTTGACCGGCGTAATTGTCATCCCCTGGCAATTGGGAGATTTAGTCAAACGGCTAGTTAAAACTGCAAATCAACTCTCAACTCCCTGTCCCACCTGCCACCTGTCACTGCACGATAGCGACGCCCAGTTTTGTAAAAACTGCGGAACAAAACTACCCAGTCCAGTCTGTCCAATAGACGGGTTAAAAGACAAGCTGTAGATGACTGGCACCGACCTCAAGGGTAAGAGATCTCCAACTTCTTCGAGAAGTTGGAGATCTGAGCACTACTCACCAGCTTTTGCAGGAACAACCTGCACATCAACTGTAGCGCTGACTTCCGGATGCAGCTTAATTTCGACCTTATAAGTTCCCAGCTTGTGAATATCAGGAACAGTAATGGTGCGGCGATCGATCTCCTGATTGGTTGCCGCCTGAATCGCGGTCGCCACATCCTGATTGGTGACCGTACCAAAAATGGAATCCTTTTCGCCTGCTTGCTTGGCAATTGTGAAGCGCCCAACAGTCTCTAAAGCCTTTTTGCGAGATTCTGCCTGTTGTTTCTCCTCCAACAGACGCTGCCGCTCCAGTTCTTTGCGGCGCTCTACTTGTTTCAAAATGCCAGGATTAGTCGGTACAGCCAACCCCTGGGGAATCAGGTAGTTACGGGCATAGCCAGGAGCGACCTCTACCAGATCTCCTGCCCGCCCCAGCTTGCTGACATCTTTACCAAGCACTAACTGAACACGTTTTGCCATACCCTTTACCTGCTTTGTTCCCGTACTAATCAACTCAAATCCACAGACATACGATTCTACCGCAACCAGTAGATGGATTTCTACCCACTCAGTCAAGTAATCTCTATCGTGGACGTCAGAACCCTGGCGGGGTGGCTCGACTCAAAGCCCCAGCAGTTCATCCAACTCATCCAGCGCCTCACATTTTGAAGGGGGCAGCCTGTCTACTGGCGCAGGGGGCATCGGTGCCCCGCAGGTTTTGGGGGCCTCAACGGGCCGTCGAGAGCCATGCAAATACTCATCGGCGTACTTGCGAAATACGGCTTCCACGGCTGCCCGGGCATTCTTCAAGCCCCATTCTGAGGCAATCAATGTCGCTTTTTCTAAGACATCCTGGCTCAACCTGACTTTGTTGTCATACATAACCACACCTCCAGACTCAAGTCATAGATTAAATAGTCTTGCTGAATATTGGATGAATTAAAGATTTTCAACTCATCCAATATTCCGTTCATCTCCAGATCCGGCAACGCCAATTAAACGACAGGTATGGGCGAACAACGGGTTCGCCCTTTCGGAGGACCAGATCTCCAATTGACTGGAATGGATTGTCCTAAAAACTTAACTGTGCTCCATTCAGGACGGGAAACAAGCCTCGAACATTGGCAAACTGGGGGTCACCCATGACCGCAAATAGCTTACGTCCCTGAAGTCGCTCCGAAATCAGGTGGGAACCACCCCCTGTCACCAGAAACCGGGTTACCCGCGCCATGTAGGGGGTGTACTGTGCCCTGACCGTTTGAAAAATTCCCTTAAACCAGGGTTCCAGATGTTCTTCGAGCCAGGGTGACCAGGATAAACCTGTATCCGCATAGGTATGCCCTGTCCGAAAACCATCCATAACAATGCTGGGATCCGCAGAGGTGCCGAGCGCATCGGTCAGTCGCCGGTCAAAACTGATGGAGGTTGCCAGTTCATAGGTTCCTCCCCGATCCATCACATTTTCATCAATGACTTCACCTTCAGCATCCACTAAGCGCGTAAGCCAGGTTCCACCACCGATATCCACCACTATTGTGTAGCCGCTGTCAGGGATCAGACCCATCCGCTGAGCATAGTAGTAAGCTCCCATTCCTTCTCGTTCGACTTCAACGCGCTCAACCAGAACGCGATAATCAATGCCGTTCCGTCTAAATTCATGAATTCCCAGAAGTTGCTGGCGAATTGCATCCTCGCTCCTGGCAGGATCCGGCGTTGAAGCATAGAGATTGAGCGCAAATTCGGTGGAACCGTTCACAGGTTCCAGGCAGGCATAGAGATGCAGCCTGGATAATTCAACCTTATTTTCAATCACGGTTTGCTGCTGCCGTCGATACTTATAGGCCTGGCCACCAAAGTGAAAGCGGGTTCCATCCGGCAGTTCCACCAGAGGCGATGCCTCCGAATATCGCACAGCATCCCGTCCCTGGGGAAGCTGGAAGCGCACGGAGCGAATAGCTTTGGGATGTCCTGTGCCATCCCAGAACTTGAGGTCATAGTTGCCCGCATCCAGTGCCAGGAAACGGGTTTTTGAAGAACTGGTGGCCAGAGGACTGGTAGATTCTTTTCGGGATCGGGGCTGTCGTGTAGCAGTAGTCATGGGTTCCTCGCTTATACTGATCTTTAATGACTGGTCCTGGATAGCGTCAGACCGTTCTCAATCGTCCCCATTGGTACACATGTACTGTACACGGCTACAGAAATTTTTGCAAGGGTTCCGGGTCAAATAGGGTTTTCAAGCCACAAAATAATTTTTGACAGCCCCCTGGTGCCGTCTCAATTAACCTGCTGTGGGAGCATCCAATTTGCCCTCAGCCTGAATCCCTGTCATGGGATTTTGTCAGGGGTAAGCCGTACAAAACTCCAGAGAAGGACTTCAACCCCTTCTCACTCCCCTTCTCCCAAATCTGGGAGAAGGGGTTGGGGGATGAGGGCTGAGTGGATCTGCCAAAACAGGGGCATGAATATGCACCAGTGGTCTGTCACCAGTGGTCTGTCAATTTTAATTTTGTGCGTTAATGATCTCTGGAACTTTTACTGAGCAGGCAATGTGAAATGGGAGCACTCCCAATTTCAAGATTGACAAACCACCAGAGGCTGTGGATTAAATCAACCGGAAGGCTTAAAACTCGACCCCAGAG is from Leptothermofonsia sichuanensis E412 and encodes:
- a CDS encoding ion transporter: MTLRKTIGFYLEDVETPLGKMVNLGIIGLVLLSSAIFVAQTYPIPDRWRIALNWIDTVILITFAIEYLLRFWVAENKIRYFFSLYSIIDLFAVFPFLMGVFDIRFIRIFRWFRILRLIRFIEGKTIVGYITREDSAIFARILLTLFIIIFVYAGLIYQVEHPKSPAIFGTFLDAVYFSVATMTTVGFGDVTPLSQTGRLLTILMILTGVIVIPWQLGDLVKRLVKTANQLSTPCPTCHLSLHDSDAQFCKNCGTKLPSPVCPIDGLKDKL
- a CDS encoding ParM/StbA family protein, whose product is MTTATRQPRSRKESTSPLATSSSKTRFLALDAGNYDLKFWDGTGHPKAIRSVRFQLPQGRDAVRYSEASPLVELPDGTRFHFGGQAYKYRRQQQTVIENKVELSRLHLYACLEPVNGSTEFALNLYASTPDPARSEDAIRQQLLGIHEFRRNGIDYRVLVERVEVEREGMGAYYYAQRMGLIPDSGYTIVVDIGGGTWLTRLVDAEGEVIDENVMDRGGTYELATSISFDRRLTDALGTSADPSIVMDGFRTGHTYADTGLSWSPWLEEHLEPWFKGIFQTVRAQYTPYMARVTRFLVTGGGSHLISERLQGRKLFAVMGDPQFANVRGLFPVLNGAQLSF
- the rplI gene encoding 50S ribosomal protein L9, producing the protein MAKRVQLVLGKDVSKLGRAGDLVEVAPGYARNYLIPQGLAVPTNPGILKQVERRKELERQRLLEEKQQAESRKKALETVGRFTIAKQAGEKDSIFGTVTNQDVATAIQAATNQEIDRRTITVPDIHKLGTYKVEIKLHPEVSATVDVQVVPAKAGE
- a CDS encoding Gfo/Idh/MocA family protein — encoded protein: MNQPEIGVAIVGTGFGQKVHIPAFQAHHRTRIVAVYHRDRAKAAAIAQAHNIPHACQTVEEIVSLPAVEGVSISTPPFLHYEMAKTVLEAGKHLLLEKPVTLNAREARDLLDLANTRGVITTVNFEFRCIPTWLRLAELLAEGYAGKPRLVKVDWLVPSRADASRPWNWYARKDQGGGALGAIGSHAFDYIAWLFGPVKQLCARLHVSVPERPDPQSGQLKPVDADDVCMILLELADGTPCQMALSAATYQGRGHWVEVYGDRGTLVLGSSNQKDYVHGFKLWSSQKGEPLTEIDIPERLAFPRTFEDGRIAPFIRIVDRWVQGIEQGKALAPSLQEGLYSQQLMDLTHQSNQIGAWIKAN